In Scophthalmus maximus strain ysfricsl-2021 chromosome 16, ASM2237912v1, whole genome shotgun sequence, the following proteins share a genomic window:
- the foxi1 gene encoding forkhead box protein I1 encodes MNAFGHQPSNQQSSPIQHQCAQELLDMAVYCDNYGVYQQNLHHHHHHPQRPPTHPPGYGLGEYTSPSANPYLWLNGAGINSSPYLPGNSGASYLQSGYGSNQRQFLPPPSGFGGADLGWLSISSQQELFKMVRPPYSYSALIAMAIQNTQDKKLTLSQIYQYVADNFPFYKKSKAGWQNSIRHNLSLNDCFKKVARDEDDPGKGNYWTLDPNCEKMFDNGNFRRKRKRRADVGAPDGGALPAKSDDAAHKLSDTASLLSSSPPSLHGSPASTEPKSSPPPSAEHSPCYGNFVSSVNSLLAGGGGSTDASRGAERDYGGAHLGALPQSREGLSGLGSYSPTLTSPLNSDSNRMNYYTSVQSLSNHFSVNNLIYSREGTEV; translated from the exons ATGAACGCTTTTGGACACCAACCATCGAACCAGCAGAGCAGCCCCATTCAGCACCAATGCGCCCAGGAGCTCCTGGACATGGCCGTGTACTGCGACAACTACGGTGTGTACCAGCAGaacctgcaccaccaccaccaccacccccagaGGCCGCCGACGCACCCCCCCGGGTACGGCCTCGGGGAGTACACGTCCCCCTCCGCGAACCCGTACCTGTGGCTGAACGGAGCCGGCATCAACTCGTCGCCCTATCTCCCCGGGAACAGTGGCGCGTCCTACCTCCAGTCCGGATACGGCTCCAACCAGAGGCAGTTCCTGCCGCCGCCCAGCGGCTTCGGCGGCGCGGACCTGGGCTGGTTGTCCATCTCCAGCCAGCAGGAGCTCTTCAAGATGGTGCGGCCGCCGTACTCCTACTCGGCGCTGATCGCCATGGCCATCCAGAACACCCAGGACAAGAAGTTGACCCTGAGTCAGATCTACCAGTACGTGGCTGACAACTTCCCCTTCTACAAGAAGAGCAAGGCCGGGTGGCAGAACTCGATCCGCCACAACTTGTCGCTGAACGACTGTTTCAAGAAGGTGGCGCGGGACGAGGACGACCCCG GCAAAGGGAACTACTGGACACTGGACCCCAACTGCGAGAAGATGTTCGACAACGGCAACTTCAGgcggaagagaaagaggagagcggACGTCGGCGCGCCGGACGGCGGCGCGCTGCCCGCCAAGTCCGACGACGCGGCGCACAAGCTCTCCGACACCGCCAGCCTGCTGAGCTCCTCCCCGCCCAGCCTGCACGGGTCCCCGGCCTCCACGGAGCCCAAGTCGTCGCCGCCCCCCTCCGCGGAGCACAGCCCGTGTTACGGCAACTTCGTGTCCAGTGTGAACTCGCTGctggcgggcggcggcggctccacCGATGCGTCCCGGGGCGCGGAGCGCGACTACGGCGGCGCGCACCTCGGCGCTTTGCCCCAGAGCAGAGAGGGCCTGTCCGGCCTGGGCTCCTACTCGCCCACGTTAACGTCGCCGCTGAACTCTGACAGCAACAGAATGAACTACTACACGTCCGTGCAGAGCCTCTCCAACCACTTCAGTGTGAACAACCTCATATACAGCCGGGAAGGAACGGAGGTGTAA